The genome window CGGAGATCAGGTTGATGATCGTGGTCTTGCCCGCGCCGTTCGGGCCGATCAACCCGTGGACCTGGCCCGGCGCCACACCGAAGCTGACACCATCGACCGCAGCAACGCCGCCGAACGCCTTGCCCACGCCGTCAAGCTGGAGGAGCAAGCGGCTCCTCCCTTCGTGACCAGTTGCGCGGCGCCTCGCTGAAGAGCGAGACGAGACCGCGCGGCAGGAAGAGGATCACCAGCAGCAGCACCACGCCGCTGACCAGCGTGCGATCCGGCCCGGGCTGGATGCCGAAGGAGCGCAGGTGCCGCAACGCTTCGGGCAGCACCGTGATTAGCCCGGCGCCCAGCACCGGGCCGATGAAGATGTTCATGCCGCCCACCACGGCGAAGACGAGGATATCGACCGCCTCGCCGAAGCCGTAGTCGTTGGGATCGACGATGAAGCGCAGGTGCGCCTGCAAGGCGCCGGCCAGCCCGGCGATGAAGGCGCCCAGCACGAAAGCCAGCAACTTGTAGAAGGTCGTGTTCACGCCCATGGTGCGCGCCGCGGACTCGTCTTCGCGGATCGCCTCCAGCGCATAGCCGGTGCGCGAGGCGCGCAGCCGCCAGA of Dehalococcoidia bacterium contains these proteins:
- a CDS encoding branched-chain amino acid ABC transporter permease codes for the protein MGWLQDFYTQNSSTINFFGLNAILGLSIYLTLAAGLLSLANAGFMAIGAYVSALLTIHAQWPFWAVVPAGAFVAALVAVPLGLPVLRLRGVFLAIATIGFGEVVRLFFINWDYAGGALGINGIPQRTHWYHIFGVLVVLLYCFWRLRASRTGYALEAIREDESAARTMGVNTTFYKLLAFVLGAFIAGLAGALQAHLRFIVDPNDYGFGEAVDILVFAVVGGMNIFIGPVLGAGLITVLPEALRHLRSFGIQPGPDRTLVSGVVLLLVILFLPRGLVSLFSEAPRNWSRREEPLAPPA